TAATAATAACAAAAAGGCATTAGGAATGTTTAATCTGACCACAGATGAAGCTGTATTTACAGTTATAGATCTGGAAACTACAGGATTTAATCCTGAAAAGGATTACATAATAGAAATAGCAGCAATAAAGTTTCAGGGAAGTTTTGAAGTCGGCAGATTTTGGAAGCTTGTAAAACCTGATACAGGTTTTGTTCCGTCACACATAACCAGACTTACAGGCATTACAAATGCTATGGTAGTTGATCAGCCTCTAATAAAAGAGATACTTCCTGATTTTTTTGATTTTATTCAGGATACGATTATTGTTGCCCATAATGTGAAGTTTGATCTATCTTTTTTGAACCACAACACAAAGGTC
This portion of the Persephonella sp. genome encodes:
- a CDS encoding 3'-5' exonuclease; translation: MFNLTTDEAVFTVIDLETTGFNPEKDYIIEIAAIKFQGSFEVGRFWKLVKPDTGFVPSHITRLTGITNAMVVDQPLIKEILPDFFDFIQDTIIVAHNVKFDLSFLNHNTKVYLGRSIKNPSICTDNLARRILPDIDSKSLEHIAYHFSIPYKQKHRAMSDAEVTLKIFEKMLSFLEDYNVNRVIDIIKLSEGKRINYREKRKKYV